TGCGGCCAGTCCGACACACCTCAACAGCCCGATCTGCCAGCCGTAGAGGAACTGGCGAGCAATCCCGAACGGCTGAAGGAACTGCGCCAGCAGTGCAGGCTGGAACGCGCGAAGCTGGGCGACGAACTATGCAACCGGGTAGCCGAGGCTACACGCAAGCGGTTTTATGGCGATGGCAAGGTGCCCTATACACCGCCGGAGAATCCGCCAAAGTTCTGATCGTAGGCGCTTCGCTACGAAACTTCCGATTTCTTGCTCGACACGCCGCAACGCGCCATCGCTTGCGGCGTTTTTTCTGCCTGCGCCCTCGCGCGAAATCTTGCTTTTTTCTCGACCTTTCTCCCGATAACGGTCTTTGACCAGCACCGACCCGGCACTGATCCTCGCGCTATGCGGCACGTCCTTGTGCCACCTGTGAGCAAGGAATCAGCGCAGGAGAAATCGGAGGCCAGTCATGCAAGGTCAGGGCGTGCTGTTCGGGCAGATCGCCGCTGTTTTCAGCATCGTGATCGCCGGCGTATGGAGTGCAACGCAATGGACAGCGGCAGCCCTCGGACATCAACTACGCCTTGGCTCGCCCTGGTTCGACTTCTTTGGCACGCCGGTCTATCACCCCTGGCGGCTCTTTGAATGGTGGTTCTTCTTCGATGCCTACGCGCCGCATGTCTTCGACATAGGCGGCGCGATTGCGGGCGGCAGCGGCCTTCTGGCCGTGGTGGTCGCCATCGCCATGTCAGTCTGGCGCTCGCGGCAGGCCAAGCTGGTCACGACCTACGGCTCGGCGCGCTGGGCTGATACCGCCGACATCCGCAAGGCTGGGCTGACCCAGCCGGCCGGGGTCTTGCTCGGCCTGCATCGCGACCAATACCTGCGCCACGAAGGCCCGGAACACGTCTTGACCTTTGCGCCGACCCGCAGCGGCAAAGGCGTCGGTCTGGTCGTGCCGACCTTATTGAGCTGGCCTGCATCCGTCGTCGTCCATGACATCAAAGGAGAAAACTGGACACTCACCGCAGGCTGGCGCTCGCGCTTCTCGCATTGCCTGCTGTTCAACCCCACCGATGCGAAGTCGGCAGCCTACAACCCGCTGCTGGAGGTTCGGCGCGGCGCGCATGAAGTGCGCGACGTGCAGAACGTGGCGGACATTCTGGTCGATCCCGATGGCGCGCTCGAACGCAGGAACCATTGGGAGAAGACCAGTCATGCGCTGCTGGTCGGCGCCATCCTGCATGTGCTCTACGCGGGCGAGGACAAGACGCTGCGCGGCGTCGCCAACTTCCTCAGCGATCCGGCGTGCCCGTTCGAGCTGACCTTGCACCGGATGATGACGACGAAGCACCTGGGCGATGCACCGCACCCTGTCGTCGCATCCGCTGCGCGCGAAGTGCTCAACAAATCGGACAACGAGCGGTCGGGGGTTCTGTCCACGGCCATGTCGTTCCTCGGCCTGTACCGCGACCCCACCGTGGCCGAAGTCACGTCGCGCTGCGATTGGCGCATCGCCGACCTGATTTCTGCCGAGCATCCCGTATCGCTGTACCTGGTGGTGCCGCCTTCGGACATCAGC
This window of the Luteibacter aegosomatis genome carries:
- a CDS encoding conjugal transfer protein TraG codes for the protein MQGQGVLFGQIAAVFSIVIAGVWSATQWTAAALGHQLRLGSPWFDFFGTPVYHPWRLFEWWFFFDAYAPHVFDIGGAIAGGSGLLAVVVAIAMSVWRSRQAKLVTTYGSARWADTADIRKAGLTQPAGVLLGLHRDQYLRHEGPEHVLTFAPTRSGKGVGLVVPTLLSWPASVVVHDIKGENWTLTAGWRSRFSHCLLFNPTDAKSAAYNPLLEVRRGAHEVRDVQNVADILVDPDGALERRNHWEKTSHALLVGAILHVLYAGEDKTLRGVANFLSDPACPFELTLHRMMTTKHLGDAPHPVVASAAREVLNKSDNERSGVLSTAMSFLGLYRDPTVAEVTSRCDWRIADLISAEHPVSLYLVVPPSDISRTKPLIRLILNQIGRRLTESLDGSDGIARRHKLLLMLDEFPALGRLDFFESALAFMAGYGIRSFLIAQSLNQIDKAYGQNHSILDNCHVRVTFATNDERTAKRISETLGTATELRAQRNYAGHRLAPWLGHLMVSRQETARPLLTPGEVMQLPPDESVVMVSSLPPIKAKKLRYYADSNFKQRVLSPPNLAAGRYVDAPPTRPDDWSGLAIPAVPAAPATAFVDDLGGSDDGGPRRQPELSETVAYDPEPDAHATDLALLDDDDLPLPLPGQLDPAMQRTARLASLNPKDGIDL
- a CDS encoding entry exclusion lipoprotein TrbK, which gives rise to MTVHRPFAFFLAAMLTACGQSDTPQQPDLPAVEELASNPERLKELRQQCRLERAKLGDELCNRVAEATRKRFYGDGKVPYTPPENPPKF